In Bacilli bacterium PM5-9, the genomic stretch CTATCTAACAATATGGAAGTTACAGCATACATTCCTGGGATTGGTCACAATCTTCAAGAACATAGTGTTGTATTGATTCGTGGGGGAAGAGTTAAAGATTTACCAGGGGTAAGATATCACATTATTCGTGGAACTCTTGATTGTGCTGGAGTTAACGAACGTAAACAAAGTCGTTCATTATACGGTACTAAAAAACCTAAAGCTGCGAAATAAAACAAATTATGTTATAAAAGGAAGGAGGCAATCATATGCCACGTAAAGGACATATTACTAAACGTGATGTACTAGTAGATCCAGTTTACAATTCTAAATTAGTATCTCGTTTAATTAATAAAATTATGGTTGATGGTAAAAAAGGTGTTGCACAAACAATACTTTATGATGCATTTGCTATAGTTGAAGAAAAAACAAACGAAAATCCAATGGACGTATTTGAAAAAGCACTTGATAATATCATGCCATTATTAGAGTTAAAAGTTAGAAGAATTGGTGGAGCTAACTACCAAGTTCCAGTTGAAGTTAGAGAAGAAAGAAGAGCTACACTTGGACTAAGATGGTTAGTAAACTATGCTAGACTTAGAGGAGAAAAAACAATGACTCAACGTTTAGCAAACGAAATTATGGATGCTGCTAATGGAACTGGAGCATCAGTTAAGAAAAAAGAAGATACTCATAAAATGGCAGAAGCTAATAAAGCATTTGCTCACTTTAAATGGTAATATAAGAAGGGAGAATAAATATGGCACGTGAAACGTCATTACAAAATACTAGAAATTTTGGAATTATGGCTCATATTGATGCTGGTAAAACAACAACTACTGAG encodes the following:
- a CDS encoding small subunit ribosomal protein S12 (product_source=KO:K02950; cath_funfam=2.40.50.140; cog=COG0048; ko=KO:K02950; pfam=PF00164; superfamily=50249; tigrfam=TIGR00981) → MPTINQLVKKGRSSKVYTSKSPALNSGYNTLKKKSTNTNSPQKKGVCTRVATMTPKKPNSALRKYARVRLSNNMEVTAYIPGIGHNLQEHSVVLIRGGRVKDLPGVRYHIIRGTLDCAGVNERKQSRSLYGTKKPKAAK
- a CDS encoding small subunit ribosomal protein S7 (product_source=KO:K02992; cath_funfam=1.10.455.10; cog=COG0049; ko=KO:K02992; pfam=PF00177; superfamily=47973; tigrfam=TIGR01029) encodes the protein MPRKGHITKRDVLVDPVYNSKLVSRLINKIMVDGKKGVAQTILYDAFAIVEEKTNENPMDVFEKALDNIMPLLELKVRRIGGANYQVPVEVREERRATLGLRWLVNYARLRGEKTMTQRLANEIMDAANGTGASVKKKEDTHKMAEANKAFAHFKW